One stretch of Oceanimonas pelagia DNA includes these proteins:
- a CDS encoding CopG family transcriptional regulator: MEQRTARLTLLIDPRKKAMFEQLCAAEDVTPSQKVRQFIREYIEQKTGEDWQQSSR; the protein is encoded by the coding sequence ATGGAGCAAAGAACCGCCCGCCTGACCCTGCTGATCGATCCGCGCAAGAAAGCGATGTTTGAACAGCTCTGTGCCGCAGAAGACGTGACCCCGTCCCAGAAGGTGCGTCAGTTCATTCGGGAGTACATAGAGCAGAAAACCGGCGAAGACTGGCAGCAGTCGTCACGCTGA
- the clpS gene encoding ATP-dependent Clp protease adapter ClpS: protein MGRRTQHTLDDKLKEAEETALQPPPMYKVILNNDDYTPMDFVVEVLQKFFAMDMDKATEVMLSVHYQGKGVCGLFTAEIAETKVAQVNKFARTHEHPLLCTMERA from the coding sequence ATGGGCAGGAGAACACAGCATACCCTGGATGACAAACTGAAGGAGGCGGAAGAAACCGCGCTGCAACCCCCTCCTATGTACAAGGTCATCTTGAATAATGACGATTACACCCCCATGGATTTTGTTGTGGAGGTGCTGCAAAAATTCTTCGCCATGGACATGGACAAGGCCACCGAGGTCATGCTGTCGGTGCACTATCAGGGCAAAGGGGTCTGCGGACTGTTTACCGCTGAAATTGCAGAGACCAAGGTAGCGCAAGTGAACAAGTTTGCCCGTACGCACGAACACCCGCTGTTGTGCACCATGGAGCGAGCATAA
- the clpA gene encoding ATP-dependent Clp protease ATP-binding subunit ClpA: protein MLNKDLESTLNDAFNEARRSRHEFMTVEHLLLALLDNPSAKEALLACGADLEQLRRETHSFIEQTTPLIPVGDDEIETQPTLGFQRVLQRAVFHVQSSGNAEVTGANVLVAIFSEQESQAAYLLKKVGVGRLDVVNFLSHGIRKDGEPEESSSSQQEEQNDEAASNQTEGFVVNLNQWVKEGRIDPLIGRDQELNRTIQVLCRRRKNNPLLVGEAGVGKTAIAEGLAYRIVHNDVPEIIAGSTIYSLDMGSLLAGTKYRGDFEKRFKAVLKQFEKQKGAILFIDEIHTIIGAGAASGGQLDAANLLKPLLSSGQIRCVGSTTYQEYSQIFEKDRALARRFQKIDILEPSVDDTAKILQGLKSRYESHHDVRYTSKALRAAAELSAKYINDRHLPDKAIDVIDEAGAQVRMLPPSRRKKTIGVGDIEAIVAKIARIPEKSVSSSDKEALKNLEPNLKMVVFGQDKAISVLTDAIRLSRAGLGHEKRPIGSFLFAGPTGVGKTEVTQQLARILGIELIRFDMSEYMEAHTVSRLIGAPPGYVGFDQGGLLTDAVIKHPHAVLLLDEIEKAHPDVFNILLQVMDNGTLTDNNGRKADFRNVILVMTTNAGVQETVRKSIGFQQQDHSHDAMTEINRTFAPEFRNRLDHIIWFNHLNMDIIHRVVDKFIVELQAQLDAKGVSLEVSEPARHWLAEKGYDKSMGARPMGRVIQEQLKKPLANELLFGELVGGGTVRVTLADDELHFEFQSEASMA from the coding sequence ATGTTGAACAAAGATCTTGAGAGCACGTTGAACGACGCCTTCAACGAAGCCCGCCGATCGCGTCACGAGTTCATGACGGTGGAGCACCTGTTGCTGGCCCTGCTCGACAACCCGTCTGCCAAGGAGGCGTTGCTGGCCTGCGGGGCCGATCTGGAGCAGTTGCGGCGCGAAACCCACAGCTTTATTGAACAGACCACGCCACTGATCCCGGTGGGTGACGACGAAATTGAAACCCAGCCCACCCTGGGTTTTCAGCGGGTGTTGCAGCGGGCGGTGTTCCACGTGCAGTCCTCGGGCAATGCCGAGGTTACCGGCGCCAACGTGCTGGTGGCGATCTTCAGTGAGCAGGAATCCCAGGCCGCCTATCTGCTGAAAAAGGTCGGTGTGGGCCGGCTTGATGTGGTCAACTTTCTGTCTCACGGCATTCGCAAGGACGGTGAGCCGGAAGAGTCGTCTTCGTCCCAGCAGGAAGAGCAGAACGACGAGGCCGCCAGCAACCAGACCGAAGGCTTTGTGGTCAACCTGAACCAGTGGGTGAAGGAGGGGCGTATCGATCCGCTGATCGGTCGCGATCAGGAGCTCAACCGTACCATTCAGGTGCTGTGCCGCCGGCGCAAGAACAATCCGCTGCTGGTGGGCGAAGCCGGGGTAGGCAAAACCGCCATCGCCGAAGGCCTGGCCTATCGCATTGTGCACAACGATGTGCCCGAGATTATCGCCGGCAGCACCATTTACTCCCTCGACATGGGCTCGTTGCTGGCGGGCACCAAGTACCGGGGCGACTTTGAAAAACGCTTTAAGGCGGTGCTCAAGCAGTTTGAAAAGCAAAAGGGCGCCATCCTGTTCATCGACGAGATCCACACCATCATCGGTGCCGGTGCCGCCTCCGGTGGCCAGCTCGATGCTGCCAACCTGCTGAAGCCGTTGCTGTCCAGCGGTCAGATCCGCTGCGTGGGCTCCACCACCTATCAGGAATACAGCCAGATTTTTGAAAAGGATCGGGCGCTGGCCCGGCGTTTTCAGAAGATCGATATTCTCGAGCCGTCGGTGGACGACACCGCCAAGATTTTGCAAGGGCTGAAGAGCCGCTACGAATCCCACCACGATGTGCGCTACACCAGCAAGGCGCTGCGGGCGGCGGCGGAGCTGTCGGCCAAGTACATCAACGACCGCCACCTGCCCGACAAGGCCATTGACGTGATTGACGAGGCCGGCGCCCAGGTGCGCATGCTGCCGCCGTCCCGGCGCAAGAAGACCATCGGTGTGGGCGACATAGAAGCCATTGTGGCCAAGATTGCCCGTATTCCGGAAAAGTCCGTGTCCAGCTCCGACAAGGAAGCCCTGAAAAACCTGGAGCCCAACCTGAAAATGGTGGTGTTTGGCCAGGACAAGGCCATTTCCGTGCTGACCGATGCCATTCGCCTGAGCCGGGCCGGCCTGGGCCACGAGAAGCGTCCCATCGGCTCCTTCCTGTTTGCCGGCCCCACCGGCGTGGGCAAGACCGAGGTGACCCAGCAGCTGGCGCGTATTCTCGGCATTGAGCTTATTCGCTTTGACATGTCGGAATACATGGAAGCGCACACGGTGTCGCGCCTGATAGGGGCGCCCCCGGGCTATGTGGGCTTTGATCAGGGCGGCTTGCTGACCGATGCGGTGATCAAGCACCCGCACGCGGTGCTGCTGCTCGACGAGATTGAAAAGGCGCATCCGGACGTGTTCAACATTCTGCTGCAGGTGATGGACAACGGCACTCTGACCGACAACAACGGCCGCAAGGCGGACTTTCGCAATGTGATCCTGGTGATGACCACCAACGCCGGGGTGCAGGAAACCGTGCGCAAGTCCATCGGGTTCCAGCAACAGGATCACAGCCATGACGCCATGACCGAAATCAACCGCACCTTTGCGCCCGAGTTCCGCAACCGGCTGGATCACATCATCTGGTTCAACCACCTCAACATGGACATTATTCACCGGGTGGTGGACAAGTTCATCGTGGAGTTGCAGGCGCAGCTGGATGCCAAGGGCGTGTCGCTGGAGGTCAGCGAGCCCGCCCGTCACTGGCTGGCGGAAAAGGGGTACGACAAGTCCATGGGCGCCCGTCCCATGGGCCGGGTCATTCAGGAGCAGTTGAAGAAGCCGCTGGCCAACGAGCTGCTGTTTGGCGAGTTGGTGGGCGGTGGCACGGTGCGGGTCACCCTGGCGGACGACGAGCTGCACTTCGAGTTTCAGTCGGAAGCATCCATGGCCTGA
- the aat gene encoding leucyl/phenylalanyl-tRNA--protein transferase codes for MYLTQLDERLWFPEPDTALTDPDGLLAVGGDLRPERLLLAYRMGIFPWYDASQPPLWWSPDPRAVLVPDELHVSRSLAKLARQQRYRLTLNHDFEAVIRHCRELREDGPGTWITPDIEHNYCRLHHQGHAHSIEVWEGQRLVAGLYGIGLGRLFCGESMFHLVSNGSKLAMLGLCRHFARHGGALVDCQLPNPHLQSLGVVSWPRSRFLHKLKELQHAPMPASCWQPNELSL; via the coding sequence ATGTACCTGACCCAACTGGATGAACGGCTCTGGTTCCCCGAGCCGGACACGGCCCTCACCGACCCCGACGGCCTGCTGGCGGTCGGCGGCGACCTGCGCCCCGAGCGGCTGCTGCTGGCCTACCGTATGGGCATTTTTCCCTGGTATGACGCATCCCAGCCGCCGCTGTGGTGGTCACCCGACCCTCGCGCCGTGCTGGTGCCCGACGAGCTGCATGTCAGCCGCAGCCTGGCCAAGCTGGCGCGCCAGCAGCGCTACCGGCTGACCCTCAATCATGACTTTGAGGCAGTGATCCGCCATTGCCGGGAACTGCGCGAAGACGGCCCCGGCACCTGGATCACCCCCGATATCGAACACAATTATTGCCGGCTGCACCACCAGGGTCATGCCCACTCCATTGAAGTGTGGGAAGGACAACGGCTGGTGGCCGGACTCTACGGCATTGGCCTGGGCCGGCTGTTCTGCGGCGAGTCCATGTTCCACCTGGTAAGCAATGGCTCCAAGCTGGCCATGCTGGGATTGTGCCGGCATTTTGCCCGCCACGGCGGCGCCCTGGTGGACTGCCAGCTGCCCAACCCGCACCTGCAAAGCCTGGGGGTGGTGAGCTGGCCCCGCTCCCGCTTTCTGCATAAACTCAAAGAGCTGCAACACGCGCCCATGCCCGCCAGCTGCTGGCAACCCAATGAGCTGAGCCTATGA
- the infA gene encoding translation initiation factor IF-1, translated as MAKEDSIEMQGTILETLPNTMFRVELENGHVVTAHISGKMRKNYIRILTGDKVTVQLTPYDLSKGRIVFRSR; from the coding sequence ATGGCTAAAGAAGACAGTATTGAAATGCAGGGGACCATTCTGGAAACCCTGCCCAACACCATGTTTCGCGTTGAGCTGGAAAACGGCCATGTGGTCACCGCTCACATCTCCGGCAAAATGCGCAAGAACTACATTCGCATTCTCACCGGTGACAAGGTCACTGTCCAGCTGACTCCCTACGACCTGTCCAAGGGTCGCATCGTCTTCCGCTCTCGCTAA
- a CDS encoding arginyltransferase: MREVNLKVGLTPKHPCSYLPGRLEQLLVLLDRELLCPEGYEQLLSAGFRRSGADIYRPRCQACQACESLRIAVHDFTPGRSQKRILRKNRDVRLVLSEQDKPEYFTLYQHYIHRRHRDGTMYPASRQQYEGFLLCPWLPPLFMEFHQGDRLIGVAVTDLLSEALSAMYTFYDPDEEHRSLGTFAILSQIDLARRLNKHWLYLGYQVDGCRKMNYKQHFRPHQRLIDGHWQTMKDGA; encoded by the coding sequence ATGAGGGAAGTGAACCTGAAAGTGGGGCTGACCCCCAAACACCCCTGCAGTTATTTGCCCGGCCGGCTGGAGCAACTGCTGGTATTGCTTGACCGCGAACTGCTCTGCCCGGAAGGCTATGAGCAGTTGCTGTCGGCTGGCTTTCGCCGCAGCGGCGCCGACATTTACCGGCCCCGCTGTCAGGCCTGCCAGGCCTGCGAGTCGCTGCGCATTGCGGTCCACGACTTTACCCCGGGGCGCAGCCAGAAGCGCATTCTGCGCAAAAACCGCGATGTGCGCCTGGTGCTGAGCGAGCAGGACAAGCCCGAGTATTTCACCCTTTACCAGCATTACATTCACCGGCGCCACCGGGACGGCACCATGTACCCGGCCAGCCGTCAGCAATATGAAGGCTTTTTATTGTGCCCGTGGCTGCCGCCGCTGTTTATGGAATTTCATCAGGGCGACCGGCTGATCGGCGTGGCCGTCACCGATCTGCTGAGCGAGGCGCTCAGCGCCATGTATACCTTCTACGATCCGGACGAAGAGCACCGCTCCCTCGGCACCTTTGCCATTCTCAGCCAGATCGATCTGGCCCGCCGCCTCAACAAGCACTGGCTGTATCTGGGTTACCAGGTCGACGGCTGTCGCAAAATGAATTACAAGCAGCATTTCCGGCCCCACCAGCGGTTGATTGACGGCCACTGGCAAACGATGAAAGACGGAGCCTAA
- a CDS encoding YqaA family protein yields MMQAEKQLPSWLNRFTGSIWLLPVVFVVSLLEAVILPVPLELLLIPLMLVEQRRLWQLAVAALAGCLAGALLGYGLGAWLFDSLGQRWLQTLNGQQAFDDFRQELSQDGFMAIIMVGVTPVPFQVAMLAAGAVSYSLGLFMLATVIGRGIRYFGLAWLVRLTGERALALWRRHARALGFALLGLGVLGYGLSRWLGA; encoded by the coding sequence ATGATGCAAGCCGAAAAACAACTGCCGTCCTGGCTGAACCGGTTTACCGGCTCGATCTGGTTATTGCCGGTGGTGTTTGTGGTTTCCCTGCTGGAGGCGGTGATCCTGCCCGTGCCCCTGGAATTGCTGTTGATTCCACTGATGCTGGTCGAGCAGCGCCGGCTGTGGCAGCTGGCCGTTGCGGCCTTGGCGGGGTGCCTGGCCGGCGCCCTGCTGGGGTATGGCCTGGGTGCATGGTTGTTCGACAGCCTGGGGCAGAGGTGGCTGCAGACGCTGAATGGACAGCAGGCCTTTGACGACTTTCGTCAGGAATTATCGCAAGACGGCTTTATGGCCATCATCATGGTGGGGGTAACCCCGGTGCCGTTTCAGGTGGCCATGCTGGCCGCCGGCGCCGTGAGCTATTCCCTCGGGCTGTTTATGCTGGCCACTGTGATTGGCCGCGGTATCCGCTATTTCGGGCTGGCATGGCTGGTGCGGCTGACCGGAGAGCGGGCTCTGGCGTTATGGCGCCGTCATGCCCGGGCGCTCGGGTTTGCGCTGCTCGGGCTGGGGGTGCTGGGATACGGTCTCAGCCGGTGGCTGGGTGCCTGA
- the cspD gene encoding cold shock domain-containing protein CspD: protein MTTGTVKWFNNAKGFGFICPAEGGEDVFAHFSTIQMEGYRTLKAGQVVRYEIEKGPKGNHAVSIIPAGQPA, encoded by the coding sequence ATGACAACCGGAACGGTTAAGTGGTTTAACAATGCCAAGGGATTTGGCTTTATCTGTCCGGCGGAAGGTGGCGAGGATGTCTTTGCCCACTTCTCCACCATTCAGATGGAAGGATACCGAACCCTGAAAGCGGGCCAGGTCGTTCGTTACGAAATAGAAAAAGGCCCTAAAGGTAATCATGCGGTCAGCATAATACCGGCAGGACAGCCTGCATAA